TCAGAATTTTGGCCCAAAATCTTCCAAATTTTCTTGCTCGCACTCGCGGTTATTTTCTGAAATTTCTTACTGTTCAATTGCTTGAattcacgcccgaaatcgggcttaattGCAGCCAAAAATGAGTGGAGGGAGAGGCACCACGTGGCGGCGCTGGAGGAGCTGCTAGAGGCCACCGCCTCTTAAggaaacggcgccgttttgaaCTTCAATTGGCTGATTAAAAAATAAGCCAATTTCCAGCCTCGCATGTGCAACTCCCCCTGCGACTCGAACCCGCATCTGCGCCCGCCTCCACACGCCCGCGTGCCACCTGCCCTGGTTGCATcttcaattaaattaacatcccactttaattttaaatgctaaTTGAGGCTGTCTTTATTGATTTCTAGCAACTCACGCCACTTCCCTCTCCAATTCTTCACCTTATTATAATATACTCACTTATCTCATAACTTACACATAGTCCTACAACAACCACTTACTTCATTTACTTTTACTAActcattattcttattattgttaatattattaatcttattattattattaatatcaaccACATTTTAATCTTTAcattaattaacacattaaactactaattaaattagacTAAGATTCACGGGTCATTACAAATccttccccccttaaaagaatttcgtcctcgaaattcgtacctggctaggcaaaTAACTAAGGGTGAAGTCGCCTCATATCCTCCTCTaactcccaagtagcctcctcaggggTATGTCGCTGTCACTAGATcttcacatagggaatcgtGAGGCTACATAGGACTTTCTCTTTCTGATCCACAATGCTAGCAGGCAACTCGGTGTATGACGCATCCTCTTGAACCACGAGCGGATGATAATCAATAACATACCCGGGATCTGTCACATACTTgcgaagcatagaaacatgaaagacatcatgtacgtgggctaactgagggggtaagGCTAACCGGTAAGCCAATGGTCCGACTCGCTCAAATATCTCAAACGGTCCCACATAACaaggactcaacttgccagatactccaaagcgtcgaacacccctcatcggcataacccgaagaaaaacatgatcacccacctcaaactccaaatcccaGCGTCGTCTGTCAGCGTAACTCTTCTGACGatcctgagctgccttcatcctagcccgaatcaactggatcttctctgacgtctgctctaccaactccggtccaaTCAATGCTCGCTCCCCAATCTCAGTCCAACAAAGCGGTGATCTACATGGTCGCCCGTACAacgcctcaaatggtgccatcccaatactggcctggaagctattattgtaggcaaactccactagcgacaaatgatcatcccagctcccatagAAATCTAGTACACAGGCACGGAGCATGTCCTCCAAAGTCCGtatggtccgctccgactgcctgtcagtctgaggatggaaggctttactgaaagtcaactgggtccccatagcactctgcaacgcctcccaaaatcgtgaggtaaatcggggatccctgtctgacacaatactagCTAGTACTCcatgcagtctcaccacctcatcaatgtataacgtggccagtcgatgaataggataggtcttcttgataggtaagaagtgcgctgatttagtcaaccgatcgataatcacccatatcgagTCGAATCCCCGACTAgatcgtggcaatcctgagACGAAATCCATAGCTATACGCTCCCACTTCCACTACAGCACAGATAAAAGTCGTAACAATCCTGcgggcctctggtgctcagctTTGACTTGCTGGCACATTAAACATCGGGATACAAACTCTGCTACGttcctcttcatgccgctccaccaatattgacgtcgtaagccctgatacatcttcgtcgccccagggtggatagtatagggagaacgatgagcttcctctaggattctctgcctgatatcactgtcaCTGGGCACACAAATCCGCCCACGGAACAATAGCAAACCATCGTCCCTCTGGCTGTACCCCAATAgaccaaatctctccatatcagccatgaTCCCGCCAAGCTCCTCATCTTGTCGCTGTCGATTGAGAATCTGATCCTCAAGAtctgaatggatactcatggcagcacaaTAGAGTGTAGGATTATCTGATGCCACTGCGATAGTAAGATCACTCATCTGCTCCAAtaagaaccactcctgcaccatcatagctgcagcTGATGCTCCACGATGACTCAATGCATCTACaaccacattggctttacctggatgatagaggatctcgcaatcataatATTTAAGCAGCTCTAACCAacggcgttgtctcatattgagttccTTCTGAGAGAAGAGGCACTTaagactcttgtgatcagtgtaaatctggactctctcaccataaagataatgcctccaaatcttcaaggcaaacactacGGCCGctaactccagatcatgtgtagggtaattctcttcgtgcctcttcaattgtctggatgcataagcattcactcggtcgtcctgcatcaaaacacatcccaaccctacatacgaggcatcactatatacaATAAATAACTCACCACTACTGGGTATCGTCAGTATAGGCGCCGAAGTCAAACACCGCTTCAACTCCTGGAAGGACCTCTCGCAAGACTTGTCCCAAATAAAGCTGACGCCTTTCCTTATCAACTTCGTCATGGGTGATGCAAGTCGTGCGAAGCCTTCTATGAACCGTCGATAATACCtggcaaggccaagaaaactccgaatctcgGTCACTGTCATcagtctcggccaatccatcatGGCTCTAGTCTTctctagatctactaaaataccctcacctgagaccacgtgtcccaagaatacaaCTCGGGTAtcccaaaactcacatttagaaaacttggcatacaactgctCATCTCTGAGCTTCTGCAAAACCACGCTCAGATGTGCCTCGTGTatctcagggctcggtgagtaaattaggacgtcgtcaatgaaaactatgacataagaatccaaatattctttgaataccctattcatcaaatccataaatactgcaggtgcattggtcagcccaaatggcatgaccacaaattcataatggccGTAACGCGTGCAAAATGCGGTCttcgcaatatcctcatctctgactcgcacctgatgataacctgaccgcaaatctatcttggaaaacatcgatgcaccacgcaactgatccagtaaatcatccacacggggtagagggtacttatttttaattgttacctgattaagctgtcggtaGTCTATACACAGCCGCATAGACCCGTCTTtcttacgcacaaataatattggagccccccatggcgatgtgctcggtcgaataaaccccctctccaaaagatcttgcaattgcaccttgagttcttttAATTCATTGGCAGCCATACGATAAGGAGTTTTGGAAATGGGCTGTGTACCTGGCATCAGAtcgactgcaaaatcaatctcccggtgcggtggtagtcccggcaactcatctgggaacacatctggaaagtctcgcaccacaggataggcagccaactccttcttctccccagctatcacagtcacaaatgcaaaataggcttcacacccacgtcgtataagcctctcggcgtgcataaccgatatcatcggcgtagtcaccaTAGGCTTCACACCTCGGTATGTAACAATTGGTCTCCCCGGGTGCTCAAATGAAATCaccttccgacgacaatcaactcgagcatagtgccgcgagagccaatccatacccaacagcaaatcaaaatcctggatcgccaaCACAATAAGATCCCCCAAGAATACCTGGTCGTGgatccctatctcgcaatccctaaccatctcactccccaacaataCCGTCCATCCCGGGGTCGAAAcagataaatcatatggtaagggAGTACACGGGATCaggatcttatgcaacaaatgaaGTGCTATAAAAGAGTAGGTAGAACTTGTATTAAATAAGGCACGTGCATCGTGACCATGaagagaaagtataccttgtacCGTATCACTGCCCTCAGCTGCCTCGGCGGCTGACACCGCAAATGCCTTCCCCTACATCTGCACTCTCTTTGAGAGCCCTGGGCGCTGTGCTGCTGGTGGGGGTAATGGTGCTCTTAGACTCAGTGCCCTCGGTGTAAACTGTCTCTGCACTAGTCTAGGTCCCACACCTCCCGTCCGTGGCCCTCCAATCTGTGGTGGCTGGGTGCACACGTTCGAACGATGGCCCCTCTGTCCACAGCGAAAACAAATGACATCCTGCCCtgtggccggtgtagctggtggggCCGGTGTAGCCGGTCTAGGCGCTTGTGGACAGTCCCTCTTCAAGTGTCCCGGCTGAccacaacaataacatatatcCCAACGTACATCTCGGCACTGCCCCTGGTGTCTCTGTCCGCACTGCCGGCACTGTGGAAGCCCAAAACTCTTACTACCCGCATCCCACTTTCTCTTCTTACTATTGCTCCCTGCACTCTTCATAACTGACTGGTCCGATCGAGCCTCCAATCAGTCCCTCTCCATTGCGTGGGCCCGCTGTACAGCCATAGGAAAGTGGGTGCCTCGATACCAGCCATGGTATGACGAATCTCTAGTCGTAGCCCCCTCTGGAACTTGCTGACTCTGCGAgactcaggggtcactaactctggagcataacgagataacGCCACAAAATCAGTCTCGTACTGTGTGACTGTCTTGCTTCCCTGCTATAAGTCAACAAACTTGAACACCTTCTGCTCTCTAACTCAAGCCGGTATATAAGTCTCATTGAACGTCAAGAACAAACTGTGCCCATGTCGGGCCTCCATCACCATATCgctgtctggtggtctcccaccatcgcTCGGCATCTCCTCGCAACAGAAAGGTCCCCAGTCGAACTTTATGGGCCTCTGCACAGCCTATAGATCGTAAATGCTTCTCCACAGCCAATAACCAATCCTCGGCCTCTGTCGTGTCAGCACCTCCATTAAACTCTGGTGGACGTAGGGCCATAAAGTCTTTAAGTAATGCGGCACCAGAACTGTCCCCTGCTCCCGATGCACCTGAATGTGACGCCtgggccgtagcggtcctaCCATCATGACTGCGCTCCTGACGTAACTGAGATGCCGCCAGTACGTCTACAGCCCGTAGAAGACCTGCCAATGTCTCCTGCATGTCCGGAGGCCCTGGCTGTCTCTCATCTCCTGTATCTGTCGCCCGTACCTCAGGAGTAGGAACAAGGTGCCCTCTACCTCGCATTGgcggtctaccacgacctcatcCACGGCGTGCGTCCATGAGTCCTacataaccaaaattaattagaacgcatttcAAAATTAAGGACATGACCTAAtactctaactctacctaacaaccttggtgtacagttatttttaagaattttttatttttttagaatacagaataattataattataattatagttattataataaaatagttaCTAttgttttaactatttttattttttgacaaaaaatgtCTTCATTAACTATATAATTCTCCAAGCGTAGTTTAGCAGCTGTGCATACGTAAGAATGGtattataatttaagaataaaaatagttaagataattttgaattttaaaattattttgaaatgttaATGATTTGCGATCTATCTCCTAAGAGCGCGGGTCCTTGGATAGGaaaactgtaagcacccccgcccggatatcccgaccacccggtctatccgaacgaaagcgcttacatagaggagagagaaatagatATAAGACAAAataccctgacatgcatacatataaaaatacaacagcggaagcaaaacaatatacatgcacgcctacaagtaccccactggaacagcggtcacggagtatataaaaatatatacaaaccctGTGCCAATAAGTAGGAAAAACGAGGGACAacccggcacagtaaaaaaATAAGAGTCAGGACTCCTAACAAAATATTAGAGAAGACGGGGGCAGCAAATTGTACACCCTatcgacacggctggctgctaggcggcgtggtcctcgccctcgactttaaCTTTACCCTtgcctggaatgatggaaagtaaggtgagtcgcaagactcagtaagtttatatgaaaaggaaggctgtaaatgaaatagaagaggagatcatcccaaatataaacccacatgtacacacaagtcatgtgacgcaacaacgcaatagtgccgcataataaaacatataccggtccttggggcccacataaaacacctggcacccaagtcccataccaacctgcggctgccctgaaaggcaacataaatcaccacaaacctgtgcgcactgtcccgggtcggtactcccgtcacccgtatctctgccggtactcccaacagccgagccataggttCCCTCGGAACAGTACTCcagtccgagaactaataactaccagtaactgtaaccatgcaatgcatataaaatacaGGCGCAATGAGCACCAACGTGATaaaaggcgcccatacatccaggcatcagcccatgctccgcccacgtagtaaatcacacgcgatgcatatgcccgtgctggatgcaacctgaccaatctaaaatgtccgtgatcaagcataaccaaatcatgatgatcccatcatgcagcccgaacccatgtgcataccaaaccatgcaacaaaaataaaataatcaggcatgctataatcacataacggtagagtaggtcagtagtgcctgacaccggtcagcggttagtgaccaggagagaccatctaacGACCTAAAATAGACCGTATAACAGTCACATCGTCACCGTAcagctaacccttgcccccactgcctaaccactctagccaataaataaccaaaaatctaataataatacccgacagctaagaatctagccccgggtgagtacgacatcattctcataggcttgggggtgatacaaacccccgtaggcaatcaACGAATAATACCTTCGAAActaggttaataaattaaattattaatcacaccgtttaaatttcataatttattaacagccaaatccaatgaagggaggtcaaataaattgacatcgaaagaatagataatgagggtataaagaacttgcctttccgaagatagccttaggctcaatttgaccaaacgcggtcaacgttatacaaactgcaatattttagttattgacaaaattaataaaattgggcttcaaataaaatttcaaccgcagaaaatattaattactggCTGAggtacatacctggataattaaatcagggattaaacggagttttATCAGAATTTTGGCCCAAAATCTTCCAAATTTTCTTGCTCGCGCTCGCGGTTATTTTCTGAAATTTCTTACTGTTCAATTGCTCGAattcacgcccgaaatcgggcttaattGCGGCCAAAAACGAGTGGAGGGAGAGGCGCCACATGGCGGCGCTGGAGCAGCTGCTAGAGGCCACCGCCTCTTAAGGAAACAGCGCTGTTTTGAACTTCAATTGGCTGATTAAAAAATAAGCCAATTTCCAGCCTCGCATGTGCAACTCCCCCCTGCGACTCGAACCCGCATCTGCGCCCGCCTCCACACGCCCGCGTGCCACCTGCCCTGGTTGCATcttcaattaaattaacatcccactttaattttaaatgctaaTTGAGGCTGTCTTTATTGATTTCTAGCAACTCACGCCACTTCCCTCTCCAATTCTTCACCTTATTATAATATACTCACTTATCTCATAACTTACACATAGTCctactgtaatatcccaaaaataatagggataattatttaaccaaaataataataatgataataataatatcaataaaagattaaattaaattaattaattaaatcaattaatttgattaaacgAGTGGCTGTGCGTgtaagcttggaggccaagcttTGCACAGTACCACTCTCTGAAAAATTAAACAgaggagcagagagtgagagatagagatcagAGGGAGCTGAGAGTGAGAGGGCTCGgctgagggagagagagagggagagaccgagagagggagagagaggcgaGGTGTAGAGCGGCCATGGGAGCTGGccgagagctcggccatggcagctgagCACCCAGCCGCGGCCATGGGTAAGCGAAGCAGCAGGGCGGCGGGCGGATAGGCGCGGTGGCGCGCGGTGATGGCCGGAGGCAGGCCCGGCGACCAGCGGAGGGCCGGATGGCGAAGGCCGGCCGCGGCCATGCGCTGTTGCAGGCTGCCTGGGTGCGT
The Diospyros lotus cultivar Yz01 chromosome 12, ASM1463336v1, whole genome shotgun sequence DNA segment above includes these coding regions:
- the LOC127787490 gene encoding uncharacterized protein LOC127787490, giving the protein MKSAGSNSKKRKWDAGSKSFGLPQCRQCGQRHQGQCRDVRWDICYCCGQPGHLKRDCPQAPRPATPAPPATPATGQDVICFRCGQRGHRSNVCTQPPQIGGPRTGGVGPRLVQRQFTPRALSLRAPLPPPAAQRPGLSKRVQM